In Zobellia roscoffensis, the following are encoded in one genomic region:
- a CDS encoding alpha-L-rhamnosidase translates to MKTLLTVLFITLTHTGYIHAQDTKLNLLSIVEPKVEYHKNPTGLDVIHPRFSWILKGEGRNRSQSAYQIIVASSIDKLTKNEADTWDSGKVNSNDTNQIEYDGVPLKSDSKYYWKVKIWDESRIASKWSAPAYWTMGLLNFSNWKGLFIGHDVGYDKTDKYDSLYLPPARYLRKSFTINKKIKKATVYSTALGLYELRLNGNKVGDDYFLPGWTDYNKRLYYQTFDITDRLQEGENVVGAVIADGWYAGYIGYALLVRLDKVREFYGVNPSFMGQIHIEYEDGSTKIIASDRSWKSNEGAIREADIIMGETYDARLEHSGWDTPNYDDSGWKNPKIYTYPNGKLEAHPGTKVKNVEQLTPIEITEPGPGTYVFNLGKNIAGIAELKVKGPKGTKVKLRFGEILKSDGHIQTENLRKARATDTYILKGEGLETWQPKFTYHGFQYVEVTGYPGKPTLDAITGLVLSSIETGASTFSSSNAMNNTLFKNINTTQSANFFEIPTDCPQRDERLGWTGDAQIYMRSATYNSDVAAFMTKFLVDLDDAQRWYGAYPNFAPFPYSRPNQYAPAWMDVGIIIPYNMYKVYNDTRALDFMYEGMQKFMAFQEDASTDYLRPGGGNNWGDWLAVNEETSHDFIGTSFYGYDAKLMAEMAEALGKTEDAVKYRNLFENIKKTFAKKYILADGRTTEDTQTTYALALYFDLYPDNLAKKGAARLAEKIEKNGYKFSTGFLGTKHVMLALSKYGYNDISYKVFQQTEYPSWGYSVENGSTSIWERWNSYTKDDAENSDLNAKMNSFSHYAFGSVAEWMFQHAVGIDTEDSGYRNIIIKPAITKEMDFIEGSYKSINGTIASAWNWKGNRVLMNIKIPVNTKAKVHIPTSVLSDIKEGNKSLSKNKSVKILNSNEKETIIEVGSGTYTFSSKIKLHEQN, encoded by the coding sequence TTTAAAGGGAGAGGGTCGAAATAGGTCTCAATCTGCATATCAAATTATTGTTGCTTCTTCCATAGACAAACTGACAAAAAATGAAGCGGATACTTGGGATAGCGGAAAAGTAAATTCTAACGACACCAATCAAATAGAATATGATGGAGTTCCCTTAAAATCAGATTCTAAATATTACTGGAAAGTAAAGATATGGGATGAATCAAGAATTGCTTCAAAATGGAGCGCACCTGCCTATTGGACGATGGGACTCTTAAATTTTTCAAACTGGAAAGGGCTTTTTATTGGCCACGACGTAGGTTATGACAAAACCGATAAATATGATAGTCTGTATTTACCACCTGCTAGATATCTAAGAAAGTCTTTTACTATAAATAAAAAAATAAAAAAAGCAACAGTCTACTCTACCGCTCTAGGACTTTACGAACTAAGATTAAACGGTAACAAGGTGGGAGATGATTATTTTTTACCAGGATGGACGGATTATAATAAAAGGCTATACTATCAAACTTTTGATATTACGGACAGACTTCAAGAAGGCGAGAACGTAGTTGGGGCGGTTATTGCGGATGGATGGTACGCTGGTTATATTGGATATGCTCTTTTGGTACGCTTGGATAAGGTTAGGGAATTCTACGGGGTCAACCCTTCTTTCATGGGACAAATACATATTGAATACGAAGATGGCTCAACCAAAATCATAGCTTCGGATCGTTCTTGGAAATCAAATGAAGGAGCTATTCGTGAAGCGGATATTATAATGGGAGAGACTTACGATGCTCGATTAGAACATTCAGGTTGGGACACTCCAAATTATGATGATAGCGGATGGAAAAATCCAAAAATATACACCTACCCCAATGGAAAATTAGAAGCCCATCCAGGTACGAAAGTTAAAAATGTTGAGCAATTAACACCTATTGAAATTACGGAACCCGGCCCAGGAACCTATGTTTTTAATCTCGGAAAAAATATTGCCGGGATTGCCGAACTCAAAGTGAAAGGTCCAAAAGGAACAAAGGTCAAATTGCGTTTCGGAGAAATTTTAAAGAGCGATGGCCATATTCAGACCGAAAACCTGAGAAAGGCAAGGGCTACCGACACTTATATTCTCAAAGGTGAGGGTCTAGAAACTTGGCAACCAAAATTCACCTATCATGGCTTTCAGTATGTGGAAGTAACAGGATACCCCGGAAAGCCTACTTTAGACGCCATTACAGGGCTAGTCTTAAGCTCTATTGAAACTGGTGCTAGTACCTTCAGTTCATCCAATGCAATGAACAATACCCTGTTCAAAAATATAAACACTACACAAAGTGCCAATTTTTTTGAGATTCCTACGGATTGTCCACAAAGGGATGAACGTCTAGGATGGACGGGAGATGCGCAAATCTATATGCGTTCCGCCACCTACAATTCAGATGTGGCCGCTTTTATGACCAAGTTTTTGGTAGACCTTGATGATGCACAACGTTGGTACGGAGCATATCCGAATTTTGCTCCTTTCCCTTATTCAAGACCCAATCAATATGCACCCGCTTGGATGGACGTTGGTATTATTATTCCGTATAACATGTACAAAGTCTATAATGACACCCGTGCCCTAGATTTTATGTATGAAGGTATGCAAAAGTTCATGGCGTTCCAAGAAGACGCTAGCACAGATTATTTACGGCCAGGCGGAGGCAACAATTGGGGAGATTGGCTTGCCGTTAACGAAGAAACGAGCCATGATTTCATAGGTACTTCATTTTATGGATACGATGCCAAACTAATGGCCGAAATGGCAGAAGCACTGGGCAAAACCGAAGATGCCGTCAAATACAGAAATCTATTTGAAAATATTAAAAAGACCTTTGCTAAAAAATATATATTAGCCGACGGACGTACTACGGAAGATACCCAAACTACATATGCCCTAGCCTTGTATTTTGATTTATACCCGGACAATCTAGCAAAAAAAGGAGCAGCTAGGCTAGCAGAAAAAATAGAAAAAAACGGATATAAATTTTCTACGGGTTTTTTAGGTACCAAACATGTTATGCTGGCCTTGTCGAAATACGGCTATAATGACATCTCCTACAAAGTGTTCCAACAGACCGAGTACCCCAGCTGGGGTTATTCCGTTGAAAATGGAAGCACATCTATATGGGAACGCTGGAACAGCTATACCAAAGACGATGCAGAAAATTCGGACCTGAATGCCAAAATGAACTCCTTTAGCCATTACGCTTTCGGTTCGGTTGCAGAATGGATGTTTCAACATGCCGTAGGAATCGATACCGAAGATTCTGGATATCGGAATATTATTATAAAACCCGCCATAACCAAAGAAATGGATTTCATAGAGGGTAGCTATAAAAGTATTAACGGTACCATAGCATCTGCTTGGAACTGGAAAGGTAACAGGGTTCTAATGAACATAAAAATACCAGTTAATACGAAAGCTAAAGTTCATATTCCAACATCGGTACTGTCCGATATAAAAGAAGGGAATAAAAGTCTCTCTAAAAATAAATCCGTTAAAATATTAAACTCAAACGAAAAAGAAACTATCATAGAGGTCGGTTCCGGGACCTATACATTTAGTTCAAAAATTAAATTGCATGAACAAAACTAA
- a CDS encoding AraC family transcriptional regulator, producing MRIFKKYLTHKLEATSENFGVQILNLGHNVHPPNVHYPEVDHPEGYYFDWNKGRYLKEYQIIYITKGEGIFEANGLPPQQIGAGTVFLLFPEVWHRFRPKISTGWEEYWVGFTGEYAKYLLEQKCFSPENPIIDVFFIPEFLETFSNLIETIETDNALLKKMSSFHLINLLGIAYASVLKNNNGLSHKKQTIHEMQNEIHRQWNQNIDFELLCDKFKVSYSWFRKSFKEIFDTPPNQYLLMLRLRNAARIIQETDLSISEVAFECGFHSEHYFSRVFKQKMRLNPTEVRKDKKS from the coding sequence ATGAGAATTTTCAAAAAATACCTAACCCATAAATTAGAGGCAACTTCTGAGAATTTTGGAGTCCAAATATTGAATTTAGGCCATAATGTACACCCTCCAAATGTGCATTATCCTGAAGTAGATCATCCTGAAGGATATTATTTTGATTGGAATAAAGGAAGGTATTTAAAAGAGTATCAGATTATATACATTACTAAGGGTGAGGGAATTTTTGAAGCCAATGGACTTCCTCCTCAACAAATAGGTGCAGGTACTGTATTTCTTTTGTTTCCAGAGGTATGGCATAGGTTCCGGCCCAAAATTAGTACAGGATGGGAAGAGTATTGGGTTGGTTTTACAGGGGAATATGCAAAATATCTACTCGAACAAAAATGTTTTAGCCCAGAGAACCCTATAATAGATGTTTTTTTTATTCCTGAGTTTTTGGAAACTTTCTCAAATCTCATAGAGACTATAGAAACGGATAATGCCTTATTGAAGAAAATGTCTTCTTTTCACCTTATAAATTTGCTAGGAATTGCATATGCTTCCGTTTTGAAAAACAATAATGGTCTTTCGCATAAAAAGCAAACTATTCACGAAATGCAGAATGAAATTCACAGGCAGTGGAATCAAAATATTGATTTTGAACTTCTTTGTGATAAATTTAAAGTAAGCTATAGCTGGTTTAGAAAATCGTTCAAGGAGATTTTTGACACACCACCAAATCAATACCTCTTAATGCTGCGGCTCAGAAATGCTGCCCGTATTATTCAGGAAACTGATTTATCTATTTCTGAAGTGGCTTTTGAATGCGGTTTTCATTCGGAACATTATTTTTCTAGGGTTTTCAAACAAAAGATGAGATTAAATCCAACAGAGGTAAGAAAAGATAAAAAATCATAA